The following nucleotide sequence is from Anser cygnoides isolate HZ-2024a breed goose chromosome 21, Taihu_goose_T2T_genome, whole genome shotgun sequence.
CCTCCAGCACTTCCCGTCCCCTGCATCCGGCCATTGTACCCTAGCCGGGAGGGACCGGATCTTGAGAGGAAACGGGGAGGCCATGGCGGGCGGCTGGGCCACGgcactggggctggggctctgggCCACTGTGCTGTGCCTGGGGGGCTGCCACCCCCCCGAGGGGGACGCAGAGCCCCACACCATGGTGGAGCGCCCAGCTGGTAAGGACAACCTGGGGACGGGGGACAGTGATGGGCGGGGGGATGGGACACCTTGAATGTGTCCCCACCCAGGGTGGCGTCCCCTTTCCCGCAGTGCTGCGGGACAATTTCCGCCTGCAGCCTGGCGACCTGGTGGCCACAGCGGgccaggtgctggagctggacTGCGTGCCTCCCGCTGGGCACCCCGAGCCCCGCGTCACCTGGAGGAAGGACGGCGTCACCCTGTGCCCAGCTGGGGGACGTCATCAGGTCACCCGCGGGAAGCTGCGGGTGGCCCAAGTGCGCAGGACCGACGCGGGGGTCTATGTCTGCGTGGCGGCCAACGCGGCAGGTGAGCGGCACAGCCGGGGTGCCCACGTCACTGTCCTAGGTAAGTGGTGGTGGTTGAGGGGCCTGGGACATGGGAATGTGCCATGTCACCTCCCCgatgtcccctccctgcagagAAGCCGGTCATCGTGCGGCGGCCAAGTGACGCCGTGGTGGTGGCTGGTGGCACagtggagctgggctgcagtgcGCAGGGTGATCCCACGCCACGGGTGCAGTGGCACAAGGAGAGCGGAGACCTGCCCTGGGGGAGGTAGGTGGTGGCAGGGTGGCGGTGTCACCTCCCCAGGGTGTGTGACAAGGGTGACAGGGTACCGGTGCCTGCAGGCACGAGGTGGACCAGGAGCACACGCTGCGCCTCTACGCCATGACGGCCGCCGATGCCGGCACCTACACCTGCACAGCTCAGAGCCAGTtgggcagcgccgccgccaccgcccgtGTCCAAGTGGAGGGTCAGTGCCAGTGCACAGGGTCATCTAGGGGGGCGTCTGTGGGGACCATCTTAGTGGGGCCCATCCAAGTGGGTCATCCAAGGGGAGTCCATCCAAGGGGGTCCATCAAAGAAGGGCCATCCAAGGGGTCCATTCAGGGAGAGTGCATCCTAGGGGGTCCTTCCAAAAGGAGGGCTCTGGCTGAGGAGGTCCATCGGAAGGGTTCCATACAAGAGGATACATCCAAGGGGTTCCATCCAGATGAGGTCCATCTAAGGGGAATCATTCAAGTAAGGGTCAGACTAAGGAGTGTCCATCCAAGGGGGTTTGTCAAAGGCGAATCCATCCAAGAGAGTCTATTGAGTCCGTATAAGCAGGATCCAACCAAGCAAGTTCCTCCAAGGGATCCATCTGAGGGGGACTCACATTAAAGTGGGATCCAGCCAAGAGGGATCCATCCAAAGGGTTCATCTAAGAAGGATGCAACAATAGCAGTCTATTATGGGGTCCATCCAAGGAGGCCATCCAAGAGCTGTCCATCCAAGGGGGCCATTCAAGTGGGTCCATCCAAAGAGATATCAGGGTCACCAGGCACGGCTATCTGGGGTGGAGGTGCCACCGCTACACTCGCCCTTCCCTGCagaccagctgccagcaggccGGCGGGAGGCCACGCCGCAGGACCTGCTGGCCGTGCGGCTGCAGCTGGACAACGGCACTGTACTGCCCACTACCGCTGCCGCCTGGCTCCGCTGGCGGGTACGTGTACTGCTGGGACACCCCAAGAGAGTGGGCTGGGATGGGGCCCTCTCCCCacgtcctggctgtgtccctaCAGCCCTTTTCATCCCCTCCAGATGATGACGCCAGGGCCAGCGCCGGAGGGCTACGTGGTGCTGTACCGCTGCCTGCTCCCTGTCGGCACCGCCTGGTCCCAGCAGGACgtgggcagggagctcagcgCTGTCATCCCTGTGCTCCGACGGGGCTACCAGTACGAGTTCAAGGTCCGGCCCTATGCCAGGGGGGCCTGGGGCTTGGACAGCAACAGCTGGCACCTCTGGATCCCTGAGGAAGGTACACTGGGGTGGTGGGTGGGATGTGGGGGGCAATGGAGGTCCCGGGGGTCTCAGCATTGCTGTCCCGGCAGTGCCGAGCGCGGCGCCCCAGCATGTCACCGTGGGCCAGGCTGAGCCAGGGAATGGCACCGTTGTCGTGAGCTGGGAACCACCTCCCCCTGATGCTCACAATGGCATCATTCGGGGCTACCAGGTTTGGGGGacagggggcactgggggttGCTGGCCAAGGAGGATCCATTTGAGGGGCCCATCTAAGAGGGTTTCATTGAGGGGGTAGGGGGGTTGTGAAAGGGGAATCCATCCAAGGCAGAATCCATTCATGGCAGGGTGTCCATCCAATGGGATCCATTCAAGGTGGGGTCTGTTCTGGAGGGGGCGTCCATCCAAGGGGGAATCCATTCGTGGAGGGAGTTCCATCCAAGGGGGGTCATCCAAGGGGGAATTCATTCATGGTGGGGGTTGTGCCCAAGAGGGATCCATCCAAGGTAGGGAGACTATCCAAGGAGGTTTATCCAACAGGACCCatccaagggggggggggggggggttgcatCCAGGGAGAACCATCCGAGAAGTCTATTAAGGGAGGTCATCCAAGGGGACCTAATCTAAAAGGGTTCCTCAAGGGCTTTCACCAAGGGGATCTCTCTATGGGATCAACCAAGGGGTATATCCGAGAGGGACCCATCAATAAAAGTCCATCCTATGGGAGTCTATTCAACGGGGCACCCATGCACATGCCAGTGTGGCAGTGCAGGATCACCACCTATTGGCCCCCCAAACCAGGTCTGGTCCCTGGGCGAGGGCTGGTCGCACCCCACCAACAGGACAGTGGACGGAGGCACCCACCGCTTGGAGACCCCCCTGCCTGTCTCCGGGGCCAGATACTGCATCCAGGTGGCCGCATTCAacggcgcggggctgggggtccctAGCAATGCCACCTGCAGTGTCCTGGGTAGGGGACGGGGACCATGACGGGGCATGGTGGGGGGACGCAGCAGTGGCACAGAGGTGACATCAGCCATGCCCTTGCAGAGGTGACGGCAAGGAGCACTGGGGTGGTGCGGGCTCTGCGGCAACCTGCTGTCATCGCAGCTGCCGGCTCACTGCTGTGGCTGGCCCTgctcgccctcctcctcctcctctgccagcgCCGCGCCAGGCAGGATGCCTTGGCACGCCACAGGTGAGTGGCCTGGGGAGGAGGGGTGGCAACAGGGTCCCCTGGCACAGCAGGGACAAGGACGCTGATGGCAGATGCTGTTGCCCTGCAGACAGGGGGACAGCAACGCACCATGGCTCAGCAGCCCCTGGAAACCCAGCTGCGTCCCCCAGAACctcagtggcagcagcagcctcagcagccgGCTCCTGGGCAGCGACAGCAgggacccccagccctcctgtgAGCTCCGTGTCGGGAGACCTCACCCATGGCTATGggaacaccccccccccccgctgctgtAGGACCACCCCCCAGTACCTGGGACCCTTCATCCTGTGCTATGGGACCCCCGCCCAATGCctagaacccccccccccccgccccgggtgCTAGAGGACCCCCATAGAGTACCTGGGACTCCTCACCCAGTGCCAGGGGATGCCCACCCAGCACCTGGCACCACCCCCCCTAAGGTGCTATGGATCCCCCATCTGGTACCTGGGACCCTACCATGCCCAACGGGAACCCCCAGTGATGCCATGGGACCCCTCAAACAGTACCTGGGACCCCCACAGGGTGTTAAGGGACCTTCAAAGGGTGCCCGAGATCCCCACTTCATGCATGGGACCCCCTGATGCCACAGGACCCCCCCTCCTTGGTCCCCCTCAGTGCCACCAGACCCTCTCCGCAGGCAGCAGGAACCCGGGGACAGACAGAGcctggggtgcagggggcaAGGGGCTCAGCACCTGTGGGTGCCCAGCCCTGACAGCTCTTGCCCTGACAGCCCTGTCCTCGGAGCCTCCGAGCCTCAGTCCAGCAACATCCCCCAACTGCAGCGACCTTCGCAGGGGACACCCCAAACTCAGCACcctgagcccagcagcctggGAGCACATCCACAAGAGAGGTGGGGACAGAGCGTCGGGATGGGGGGAGTGCGCCGCAGGGACACCTGGAGGTTGTTCACGGTGGCTGTGTCCCCACGCAGAGCTGGACCGAGTGCACAGCACCCCGGTGCAGGCAGCTGGACTCGGGACCATCCCCATCCCCGCGAGTGGTGGTGAGTGGGGGACACGTTTTGGCCTGGAGGCTGGGTGGCTtcagcagaagggacaggacagtGACGCCACGCTGGCAGGAGGGGACCTATGGTGGCTGCCAGCCGTCATCTCCCCGAAAGCACGGCGGGGCAGTGCCTTGCTGGCATCCATCGGCACTGAGACACTGGTGGCACCCCTAGGGCAGCCCCGCGCCTGGCACCCTGCAGGGACTCGGTGAGTCTACACATCTCCTGCGGATGCCCTGGGTGATATGGGGTGGCCCCTTCCTGCACCCCAGCCACATGCTGCAAGATGGACCAGCGGCAAAAGCCAGCATGTCCCTTGTGCCTGCAGGTTCCCGGCCACTGGGTGCTCAAGGGACATGTCCCCAGTTACTGGAAACCCAAGAGACTCGTCCCCAGTCACCAGGAGTCCCAGGAACATGTCTCCGGTCACCAGGAGACCGAGGGACATCTTGCTGGTCAGCAGACAACCCAGGGACATGTCCCCAGACACTGGGAGCCCCAGGGACACGTCCCCAGGCCCCAGGAGACCCAGGGACATGTCCCCAGACACTAGGAGCCCTAGGGACATGTCCCCAGGCCCCAGGAGACCCAGGGACATGTCCCCAGACACTAGGAGCCCCAGGGACACGTCCCCAGGCCCCAGGAGACCCAGGGACATGTCCTCAGACACTAGGAGCCCCAGGGACACGTCCCCAGTCCCCAGGAGGCCCAGGGACATGTCGCCAGTCACGAGGAGCCCCAGGGATGTGTCCCTGGTCATGAGGCACCCCAAGGATACATCTCTGGTCACCAGGAACCCCTGGGACATGTCCCCAGTCACCAGGAGCCCCACAGACATGTCCCCAGtcgcagggagctgcagggacatGTTTCTGGCCACCAGGCACGGCAAAGATATGTCACCAGCCAGGGGGTGCCCCAGGG
It contains:
- the ROBO4 gene encoding LOW QUALITY PROTEIN: roundabout homolog 4 (The sequence of the model RefSeq protein was modified relative to this genomic sequence to represent the inferred CDS: deleted 1 base in 1 codon); this encodes MAGGWATALGLGLWATVLCLGGCHPPEGDAEPHTMVERPAVLRDNFRLQPGDLVATAGQVLELDCVPPAGHPEPRVTWRKDGVTLCPAGGRHQVTRGKLRVAQVRRTDAGVYVCVAANAAGERHSRGAHVTVLEKPVIVRRPSDAVVVAGGTVELGCSAQGDPTPRVQWHKESGDLPWGRHEVDQEHTLRLYAMTAADAGTYTCTAQSQLGSAAATARVQVEDQLPAGRREATPQDLLAVRLQLDNGTVLPTTAAAWLRWRMMTPGPAPEGYVVLYRCLLPVGTAWSQQDVGRELSAVIPVLRRGYQYEFKVRPYARGAWGLDSNSWHLWIPEEVPSAAPQHVTVGQAEPGNGTVVVSWEPPPPDAHNGIIRGYQVWSLGEGWSHPTNRTVDGGTHRLETPLPVSGARYCIQVAAFNGAGLGVPSNATCSVLEVTARSTGVVRALRQPAVIAAAGSLLWLALLALLLLLCQRRARQDALARHRQGDSNAPWLSSPWKPSCVPQNLSGSSSLSSRLLGSDSRDPQPSSLSSEPPSLSPATSPNCSDLRRGHPKLSTLSPAAWEHIHKRELDRVHSTPVQAAGLGTIPIPASGGQPRAWHPAGTRFPATGCSRDMSPVTGNPRDSSPVTRSPRNMSPVTRRPRDILLVSRQPRDMSPDTGSPRDTSPGPRRPRDMSPDTRSPRDMSPGPRRPRDMSPDTRSPRDTSPGPRRPRDMSSDTRSPRDTSPVPRRPRDMSPVTRSPRDVSLVMRHPKDTSLVTRNPWDMSPVTRSPTDMSPVAGSCRDMFLATRHGKDMSPARGCPRDMSPVSRCPEDMSPVIRHSKEMSPVTKRPRDMSPATGHSLLTTYHENKSPVAGHPRDTSPDTKRPRDMFLVTRHPRDVFPDTRHPEDTSVVTRHPRDVATVTGRPKNMLLATRHPEDVSPDPARLSLALSDGVLTPQQVAEDLEQAREAAHPMDTPGMEHPLMQAVSPTRPRCVPVPRPLSPPHTYGYICGPPASELGEGEEEEEEDDEEEERTDTWDQGGSPGGSLLNGWGSVSEGNVPSTRCSLASSSDGSFLLDASFARALAVAVDSLCFSLEDADGALAPLSHQASFPLCGEVALGTGTGSPWARVASKQGGLLPGTGGTGTQRSPGYRRWEGQSPPGLAKIQLYSLIPPKGDLC